The DNA window CCTGGGAAATGATTTCATCAACCACAAAAACCAATTCGATGCTGGAATTCTTGACTCTCTTCTCTATGAATCCGCGAAGGGTGTAGAGTTCATTGTTCATGATTTTGCTCCTGAGCAGCCCGGGCATTTTAACCCCGATCGAGGTACTGTCGCTTTCGGAGTATAAAAAGTCATAGTAATAATTGACATAGGCTTTACCGCCTCCGTAGGAATACCGGCCTTTCAGGTAGATCAGGTTAACGGTTGCATTGAGCTTCAGGGCATTGTTGAACAGGCCGATAACGGCTGCCGGGGAATAGATCTGGTAAGTAGGTTCGCTGCCCTGCATAGGATGATGGTGTAATAATAGGAAACTGGTGCAAAGATAAGACTGTCTGCCGGATATTCCTGCTCATCCGGCTCTTAAATTATTCCTGAACATCTCACAGGTACAGCATCCTAAAGAATTCCCATTCATGTGGTATCAGATTTGTACCTCTCTGGCAAAGGCGGAGTACCGCTTACCTTGTCTTACCATCTTTTTCAACACCTTTTTACAATTTATTAACCACAATACTCTATGAAAATATTTCTTACCGGCGCAACGGGATATATCGGTAAAAGACTTCTGATTCAGCTTCTGAGTGCCGGCCACGAGGTCATCTGCTCTGTACGGGACAAAAAACGTTTCGATGTATCTCCGTATAAAAATTACGATCATCAGCTGAGCGTGGTCGAACATGACTACAATGATCCGGCTACCTTATCCGATATAGATCAGGATATTGATATTGCCTATTATCTCATCCATTCCATGTCTGCCAATGCGGATTTCAGTAAAGCCGAAAAAATATCCGCTAAAAATTTCGCGCAGACTATTGAAAAGACGAATTGTAAACAGGTGATTTACCTGACCGGTATCGTGAATGAAAAAGAACTTTCGAAGCACCTTCAATCCAGAAAAGATGTTGAGGAAGAACTCAAGTCCGATTCTTATGCCTTAACCGTGCTGCGTGCAGGGATCATCATCGGTTCGGGATCTGCCTCCTTTGAAATTATCCGCGACCTGGTGGAAAAACTTCCTGTGATGGTAGCCCCGAAATGGTTGAAAACACTGTGCCAGCCTATTGCAATCAGGAACGTCATCGAATTCCTGATAGGGGTCATTGGAAAAGCCTTTACGTATAATAAGCATTTCGATATTGCCGGCCCGGATGTGCTTTCCTACAAAGAAATGCTGCTTATCTTTGCGGAAGAACGGAAACTGAAGCGGACGATTATCTCCGTACCGGTCCTCAGCCCTAAATTATCGTCTTACTGGCTGTATTTCATCACCTCAACATCATATGTACTGGCCAAAAACCTGGTTGAGAGCATGAAGATCAATGTTGTGGCAGAAAAAAATGACCTTGCCGAACAGCTGGGCATTCATCTACTCACCTACCGTGAAAGCCTGAGGCTGAGTTTTGACAAAATCGAACAGAATGATGTGCTTTCTACCTGGTACGACTCGTTCGGGAATTACCGGTACTCCAAAAATATGTGGGATTTCCTGGAAGTTCCTACCATGGGGGTTTTTAAAGATAAAAAGACAAGAAAGATCAAAGATGAGCAGAAAACCCTGGACAAGATCTTCGGTATCGGAGGAAAAAACGGATGGTACCATGCCAATTACCTGTGGAACCTCAGGGGAAGCATCGATAAGCTTTTCGGAGGGGTCGGGCTGAGAAGGGGCCGTAAAAATTCCAAACTGATCAGTGCAGGGGACAGTGTGGATTTCTGGCGCGTGCTGTATGCCAGCAGGACAGAGAAAAGGCTGCTGCTGTTTGCAGAAATGAAAGTGCCGGGTGAAGCATGGCTGGAATTCAGGATTAAAGACGGATGTCTGATCCAGGAAGCTACTTTCCGGCCGGTAGGACTCTGGGGAAGATTATACTGGTATGCAGTACTCCCCTTCCACGGCTATATATTCAACGGAATGATCACAAAACTCACGGATGATAAGGATTAATATTCTCTGCATCAATGCATGCGGACAGCATTTGAAGAAAATTTAAAATATTTCCGACATCTTTTTAAAATTGGCTCCGTTTTTGCCAAGCCAACACTATGAAGACTATTTATATCCTGGAAGATGAGACAGGCATCAGAGATGCACTCCAATTACTCCTGTCATTTGAAGATTACGATGTGCGTTCTTTTTCTACCGTAGAAGCATTCAACAACAGAGATACTTCAGCTGTGCCTGACCTGTTTATCCTGGATGTAATGATGCCCGACGGATCCGGAACCGAAGTATGCAACCAGCTAAAGAACGAACCGGCAACTTCCGGTATCCCTGTAATGATCATCAGTGCTCACGCCAAAGCGGAACAGGTAACCAAAGCCTGCAATGCGGACATGTTCGTCAGCAAACCTTTTGATATTGATGATGTTCTGGTTAAAATAGAAAACCTGACCAGTTCTGAAGCAGGGGTTTAAGGTCTCAACCTCAGATATTGATTATTCCACATAAAAACTCCGGAGCTTTTGGTTCCGGAGTTCATGTATATGAGTTTGATATCTTTTACGCTGATTTTTCCCCTGTACTTTCAGGCGCACTTTTTTCAAGGTATTTCCTGATGCTTTCTTTTGGAAAAAGATCAAGGACCTGATCCACATCAATGATTTTATGTTCATTAATGATGCTGTCTACCGCTTTTGCAGCACCGGGCTGATTAACCAGCCGCTCCAGGAGCCCATAGGTATTCACCATCTTCTTATGGGTATTCTCCTCATCGCCTCCAAACCAGGAACCGTTAAAATGATGGCTCACATAATTGCTCGGGAGATCCTGTGAGAAATACACGGACGGATACAGCGTTACGTCATGCTTAAGCTTTTGTATGGTATCGCTGTAACGGTCGGCACCGTATTCTTTTTCCAGCATTTCAGAGAAAATGTCGGTATTGATGCGTTCTACAAAGCCTTCCTGCCGGTCATAATAGGCCACAAAGTCTTCTGCCAGCTTGTGTTTAGGTTCGGCCATCCAGAATGCGGAATACGGTACGCCTTTTACCTCAAACCCGCAGACCGCTTTCTCATCCAGGAATTCATCCAGAGGGAGTTTGAGCTCCATATCGGTATCCATGTAGATACCACCGTGTTCGTACATTACTTTGGAACGCACATAATCAGACACGAATGCCCATTTTTTCTGTTCAAAAGCTTCTTTTACATAGTTGTTGTCCTCCAGCGGGGCATTGCTCTCGTTCCATTCTACCAGTTCGTAATCCGGATGGATTTTCTTCCAGGAAGCGATGCAGTGTTCAGCCAGTTCATGTTTCGGGTGACCGCCAAACCAGCAGTAGTGTATTTTCTTCGGAATCATATTATTTATTTTTTTTGGTGTCGAATTCAGGCGGGCATCTGCCGCCTCGGTATTGTTTGCAAAAATTAAACCTTAATGGGTTGTTTCAGAAATATTTTTCCTGCCGGACACCCTTTTCTGCATGATTAAAATTAAAGGTGAGATCCATAAAGAATGCATTTCTCTTAAAAACAATATCCGGCACTTAAGATCCTATGGCAAAAAATCACAGTTATGATTGATCAGTCGGTTGAAAATGGTACATTTATTTCTTACTGAATAAGGAATGATAATCGATTATTTTACCTGTATATACTTATGGAGCAACCTTATCACCCCCGTTACCTGCCTAAAAAATATGTAGAGATCACCCCCCCGGACTGGATCAAGAACGCTACGGTCTATGAGCTTAATATCCGTCAGTTTTCAGAGGAAGGCACTTTTAAAGCCATAGAAAAGCAGCTTCCCAGACTCAGGCAAATGGGTATTGACATCATCTGGCTGATGCCGGTACAGCCTATCGGAAAACTGAACCGCAAAGGAAGCCTTGGAAGTTACTATTCGGTAAAGGATTACCTTGAGGTCAATCCGGAATTCGGCTCAGAGGAAGATTTCCGGCACCTGGTGCAGGCCATCCATCAGGAAGGCATGTATGTGATCCTGGACTGGGTAGCCAATCATACCAGCTGGGATAATGAAATGGTGACAAAACATCCGGAGTGGTACCGGAAATCCAGGAAAGACACTTTTCAGTCTACCCGCTGGAGGGACTATGATGACATCATCGAGCTGGATTACCGGTATCCGGAACTGCGTGAATACATGACCGAAGCCCTGAAATTCTGGATTAAAGAATATGACATCGATGGGTACCGTTGTGATATTGCCAGCTTTATCCCGATTGATTTCTGGGAAAATGTCCGCATGGAACTCGATACTATCAAACCTGTGTTTATGCTGGCAGAAGCCGAAGACCGCGAACTCCACCGCAGGGCATTTGACGTGACCTACAACTGGACGCTCTGGAATATCCTGCATCAGCTTGCCCTCAATGAAAGAAGCGTGAAAATACTTACGGAAGCTTACCTCGCCGAGCACGTCTCTATTTTCCCGAAAGACGGGATCAGGCTGAATTTCATCGACAATCACGATAAAAATTCATGGGAAGGCAATCAGTACAGCAATTTTGGTGATGCCCTGGAAGCCGCTACTGTCTTTACTGTGATGATGGACGGAATGCCGTTGGTCTACAGCGGCCAGGAAGCAGGGCTCGACCGGTCTCTTCAGTTTTTTGAAAAAGACCCTATTGAATGGAAAACCCATCAGAATGAAGCCCTCTATACCACCCTTTTCAGGCTGAAGCATCAAAACCAGGCCCTGTGGAACGGAAGGTACGGCGGCGAAATGGTGAGGATTATGAATGACAGGATGGATCAGGTGATTTCTTTTGTACGCGAAAAGAACGGTGATAAAGTCCTTACTTTCATGAACCTGAGTAAAGACTCGGTCATGGTGCAGTTTGATACATCCTTCGATATTGGCGATTATACCAGCCTTTTTACCGGGCAGCCGCATACCGTGCCGGAAACCATGGTCCTCAATATGGCTCCGTGGGAATACATCATCCTGCACTGTGAACATCATGAATAAATCTTTCATCAGGATACAATAAAATAAATATAGCCGCTTCTTTCTTGTGTAGGAAGCGGCTATACTTTGGTTACCGGAATAAAAGG is part of the Chryseobacterium camelliae genome and encodes:
- a CDS encoding SDR family oxidoreductase translates to MKIFLTGATGYIGKRLLIQLLSAGHEVICSVRDKKRFDVSPYKNYDHQLSVVEHDYNDPATLSDIDQDIDIAYYLIHSMSANADFSKAEKISAKNFAQTIEKTNCKQVIYLTGIVNEKELSKHLQSRKDVEEELKSDSYALTVLRAGIIIGSGSASFEIIRDLVEKLPVMVAPKWLKTLCQPIAIRNVIEFLIGVIGKAFTYNKHFDIAGPDVLSYKEMLLIFAEERKLKRTIISVPVLSPKLSSYWLYFITSTSYVLAKNLVESMKINVVAEKNDLAEQLGIHLLTYRESLRLSFDKIEQNDVLSTWYDSFGNYRYSKNMWDFLEVPTMGVFKDKKTRKIKDEQKTLDKIFGIGGKNGWYHANYLWNLRGSIDKLFGGVGLRRGRKNSKLISAGDSVDFWRVLYASRTEKRLLLFAEMKVPGEAWLEFRIKDGCLIQEATFRPVGLWGRLYWYAVLPFHGYIFNGMITKLTDDKD
- a CDS encoding response regulator transcription factor; the encoded protein is MKTIYILEDETGIRDALQLLLSFEDYDVRSFSTVEAFNNRDTSAVPDLFILDVMMPDGSGTEVCNQLKNEPATSGIPVMIISAHAKAEQVTKACNADMFVSKPFDIDDVLVKIENLTSSEAGV
- a CDS encoding glycosyltransferase family 32 protein produces the protein MFANNTEAADARLNSTPKKINNMIPKKIHYCWFGGHPKHELAEHCIASWKKIHPDYELVEWNESNAPLEDNNYVKEAFEQKKWAFVSDYVRSKVMYEHGGIYMDTDMELKLPLDEFLDEKAVCGFEVKGVPYSAFWMAEPKHKLAEDFVAYYDRQEGFVERINTDIFSEMLEKEYGADRYSDTIQKLKHDVTLYPSVYFSQDLPSNYVSHHFNGSWFGGDEENTHKKMVNTYGLLERLVNQPGAAKAVDSIINEHKIIDVDQVLDLFPKESIRKYLEKSAPESTGEKSA
- a CDS encoding alpha-amylase family glycosyl hydrolase; protein product: MEQPYHPRYLPKKYVEITPPDWIKNATVYELNIRQFSEEGTFKAIEKQLPRLRQMGIDIIWLMPVQPIGKLNRKGSLGSYYSVKDYLEVNPEFGSEEDFRHLVQAIHQEGMYVILDWVANHTSWDNEMVTKHPEWYRKSRKDTFQSTRWRDYDDIIELDYRYPELREYMTEALKFWIKEYDIDGYRCDIASFIPIDFWENVRMELDTIKPVFMLAEAEDRELHRRAFDVTYNWTLWNILHQLALNERSVKILTEAYLAEHVSIFPKDGIRLNFIDNHDKNSWEGNQYSNFGDALEAATVFTVMMDGMPLVYSGQEAGLDRSLQFFEKDPIEWKTHQNEALYTTLFRLKHQNQALWNGRYGGEMVRIMNDRMDQVISFVREKNGDKVLTFMNLSKDSVMVQFDTSFDIGDYTSLFTGQPHTVPETMVLNMAPWEYIILHCEHHE